In a single window of the Pedococcus dokdonensis genome:
- a CDS encoding DUF2207 domain-containing protein produces the protein MRLHGGRRGVAGGALALLLAMLLASVALALGATSARAAAPDDDLATRFHVDIRANEDGSLDVAENITWHFPAGEERHGIERFVTVRVGYQDRDDTFREYPLSDVTASSPSGAPADVSVSDATDGSSMRIRVGRADETVSGTQTYVVRYHLGAYVNGFSDHAEVYYNLVDAADDNVYEDVSATVTGPGGPSDRAECFIGEVGSTERCTATPGASAQFSAPRAGQGQGVSILASLPLDGFGTLEPVLHEGQVSEDGIIVTSATAKALGALAAGAGITLPLLAAGLMGTLVYTRGRDEQYAGLTPGLSPVLGADGAVVRGRSGPVAVRFTPPDGVPPGLVGTVIDETANTIDVSATLIDLAARGHLTIAEEEGGFLRGKDWRLTRTTPPAEQARSALLPYEEALLSGVFSGAPSLTLSSLKNHFKPTLSRVQSLMYDEVVRRGWFRRSPQAQRGTWTGLGAVLVVGSFFLFVWLSGPLSQLGAGSGLPVPPAFVLLGGMVLAGLIIGFFGRRMASRTAEGSAVNAQSEGFKQYLVTAEASQIKWEEAQDIFSRYLPYAIVFGVASQWAATFRQVAEAAAAAGHTLNAPLWYIGAGGFDYDGVANDMDSFATTAGGTFTSTPGSSGGAGFSGGGGFSGGGGGGSSGGSW, from the coding sequence ATGCGGCTGCACGGGGGGCGACGCGGGGTCGCCGGGGGAGCGCTGGCCCTGCTGCTGGCGATGCTGCTCGCCTCGGTGGCACTGGCGCTCGGTGCCACGAGTGCCCGGGCCGCAGCGCCGGACGACGACCTGGCCACCCGGTTCCACGTCGACATCCGGGCCAACGAGGACGGCTCGCTCGACGTGGCCGAGAACATCACCTGGCACTTCCCGGCGGGTGAGGAGCGACACGGCATCGAGCGGTTCGTCACGGTGCGGGTCGGCTACCAGGACCGGGACGACACGTTCCGCGAGTACCCCCTGTCCGACGTCACGGCCAGCTCGCCGTCGGGGGCACCCGCGGACGTGTCGGTCAGCGACGCCACCGACGGGTCGTCCATGCGGATCCGCGTCGGCCGGGCCGACGAGACCGTCAGCGGCACCCAGACCTACGTCGTCCGCTACCACCTCGGCGCCTACGTCAACGGTTTCAGCGACCACGCTGAGGTCTACTACAACCTCGTCGACGCCGCCGACGACAACGTCTACGAGGACGTCAGCGCCACGGTGACCGGTCCGGGCGGACCCAGCGACCGGGCCGAGTGCTTCATCGGCGAGGTCGGCTCGACCGAGCGCTGCACGGCCACGCCGGGTGCGAGCGCCCAGTTCAGCGCGCCTCGGGCCGGGCAGGGCCAAGGCGTCTCGATCCTGGCGTCACTGCCGCTCGACGGTTTCGGCACGCTCGAGCCGGTGCTGCACGAGGGCCAGGTGTCCGAGGACGGCATCATCGTCACCTCCGCCACCGCCAAGGCGCTCGGGGCACTCGCTGCGGGAGCCGGGATCACCCTGCCCCTGCTGGCCGCCGGGCTGATGGGCACGCTCGTCTACACGCGCGGGCGCGACGAGCAGTACGCCGGGCTCACCCCGGGTCTCAGCCCGGTCCTGGGGGCCGACGGCGCGGTGGTGCGTGGACGCAGCGGTCCGGTGGCGGTGCGGTTCACCCCACCCGACGGCGTGCCGCCGGGACTGGTCGGCACCGTCATCGATGAGACCGCGAACACCATCGACGTCTCCGCCACCCTCATCGACCTGGCCGCCCGTGGCCACCTCACCATCGCCGAGGAGGAGGGTGGCTTCCTGCGCGGCAAGGACTGGCGGCTCACCCGCACCACCCCCCCGGCTGAGCAGGCGCGCAGTGCACTGCTGCCCTACGAGGAGGCCCTGCTCTCCGGGGTCTTCTCCGGCGCACCCTCGCTCACGCTGTCGAGCCTGAAGAACCACTTCAAGCCGACGCTCAGCCGGGTGCAGAGCCTGATGTACGACGAGGTCGTCCGGCGCGGCTGGTTCCGGCGCTCGCCGCAGGCCCAGCGCGGCACGTGGACCGGGCTCGGTGCGGTCCTCGTGGTCGGCTCGTTCTTCCTCTTCGTCTGGCTGAGCGGTCCGCTGTCGCAGCTCGGTGCGGGCTCGGGCCTGCCCGTCCCGCCCGCCTTCGTCCTGCTCGGCGGGATGGTGCTCGCCGGCCTCATCATCGGTTTCTTCGGTCGGCGGATGGCCTCCCGCACCGCCGAGGGCAGCGCCGTCAACGCCCAGTCCGAGGGTTTCAAGCAGTACCTCGTGACGGCCGAGGCCTCGCAGATCAAGTGGGAGGAGGCCCAGGACATCTTCAGCCGCTACCTGCCCTACGCGATCGTCTTCGGGGTCGCCTCGCAGTGGGCAGCCACCTTCCGCCAGGTCGCCGAGGCGGCGGCTGCGGCCGGGCACACCCTCAACGCCCCGCTCTGGTACATCGGGGCGGGCGGCTTCGACTACGACGGCGTCGCGAACGACATGGACTCGTTCGCGACCACCGCCGGCGGCACCTTCACCAGCACCCCCGGCAGCTCGGGTGGGGCCGGCTTCTCCGGTGGGGGCGGGTTCTCCGGCGGTGGTGGCGGCGGCAGCTCGGGCGGCTCCTGGTAG
- the smpB gene encoding SsrA-binding protein SmpB — protein MAKEQGRKVVASNKKARHDYLIEDTFEAGLVLMGTEVKSLREGRASLIDGYAAWRGDELWLEGVHIPEYVNGNWTNHTPRRRRKLLLHRDELSKIMRKSSETGHTIVPLQLYFKDGRAKVEIAIAKGKKQYDKRHALRERQDTRDTQRALSQARRASGEGR, from the coding sequence GTGGCCAAGGAACAGGGTCGCAAGGTGGTGGCGAGCAACAAGAAGGCGCGCCACGACTACCTCATCGAGGACACCTTCGAGGCGGGCCTGGTCCTGATGGGCACCGAGGTCAAGTCACTGCGCGAGGGGCGCGCCTCCCTGATCGACGGGTATGCCGCGTGGCGCGGCGACGAGCTCTGGCTCGAGGGCGTGCACATCCCCGAGTACGTCAACGGCAACTGGACCAACCACACGCCTCGGCGGCGGCGCAAGCTGCTGCTGCACCGGGACGAGCTGTCCAAGATCATGCGGAAGTCGTCCGAGACCGGCCACACCATCGTGCCGCTGCAGCTGTACTTCAAGGACGGCCGGGCCAAGGTCGAGATCGCGATCGCCAAGGGCAAGAAGCAGTACGACAAGCGGCACGCGCTGCGCGAGCGACAGGACACCCGCGACACCCAGCGCGCCCTCAGCCAGGCGCGGCGTGCCTCGGGCGAGGGACGCTAG
- a CDS encoding M23 family metallopeptidase, with translation MALGLAVACSLGVATPSMAAAPASGAVRSAPGADDPNKAKKQVDKEIESLKEELEDTSASLKNAYVALRRTQAALPGAQAALDQATAVVAKADAYNDEMAVRLEVARANEARAVDELAATRAKLAETRTRVARFAAQLYQDQGMGQLSVALSATTPDDFANRIAMNDTVMDVQNQSLTRLATARAAATAQEAHIKALKVQVQAAKKQAEAALAKAQKARAAAAAAKAELDALAARQTAQSQALEAQKKAEKTKLDAAQKEQARLQRVLAARARAAKAAAARRAAWLRKHHRPVPKPVTSSGGYLSRPSDGWISSEFGLRFHPILHYWRLHAGRDFAANCGTPIRAAASGHIISRGWGGGYGNRIMIDHGIVRGVDLVTTYNHMERYAVSGGNVSRGQVIGYVGTTGSSTGCHLHFETYEDGVPKDPRRWL, from the coding sequence ATGGCCCTCGGCCTGGCGGTCGCGTGCTCCCTCGGCGTCGCCACCCCCTCGATGGCAGCCGCACCGGCCTCCGGCGCAGTGCGCTCCGCACCGGGCGCCGACGACCCGAACAAGGCGAAGAAGCAGGTCGACAAGGAGATCGAGTCGCTCAAGGAGGAGCTCGAGGACACCTCCGCCAGCCTGAAGAACGCCTACGTCGCGCTGCGCCGCACCCAGGCCGCGCTCCCGGGAGCCCAGGCCGCACTCGACCAGGCCACCGCGGTCGTCGCCAAGGCCGACGCCTACAACGACGAGATGGCGGTGCGGCTCGAGGTCGCCCGCGCCAACGAGGCCCGCGCCGTCGACGAGCTCGCCGCCACCCGCGCCAAGCTCGCCGAGACCCGCACGAGGGTCGCCCGCTTCGCCGCGCAGCTCTACCAGGACCAGGGGATGGGCCAGCTCTCCGTGGCGCTCAGCGCCACGACGCCCGACGACTTCGCCAACCGCATCGCGATGAACGACACCGTGATGGACGTCCAGAACCAGTCGCTGACCCGGCTGGCCACCGCCCGTGCCGCGGCCACCGCGCAGGAAGCCCACATCAAGGCGCTCAAGGTGCAGGTCCAGGCGGCCAAGAAGCAGGCCGAGGCAGCGCTGGCCAAGGCGCAGAAGGCCCGCGCGGCCGCCGCTGCCGCCAAGGCCGAGCTCGACGCGCTCGCCGCCCGCCAGACCGCGCAGTCCCAGGCGCTCGAGGCGCAGAAGAAGGCCGAGAAGACCAAGCTCGACGCGGCCCAGAAGGAGCAGGCCCGACTGCAGCGAGTCCTCGCCGCCCGGGCGCGCGCCGCCAAGGCCGCTGCCGCCCGTCGTGCCGCCTGGCTGCGCAAGCACCACCGGCCGGTGCCGAAGCCGGTGACCTCGTCGGGTGGCTACCTGTCGCGCCCCTCCGACGGGTGGATCTCCTCGGAGTTCGGCCTGCGCTTCCACCCGATCCTGCACTACTGGCGCCTGCACGCCGGCCGTGACTTCGCAGCCAACTGCGGGACGCCGATCCGCGCCGCCGCCTCCGGCCACATCATCTCCCGCGGGTGGGGTGGCGGCTACGGCAACCGGATCATGATCGACCACGGCATCGTCCGCGGCGTCGACCTCGTGACGACCTACAACCACATGGAGCGGTATGCCGTCAGCGGCGGCAACGTGTCGCGCGGCCAGGTGATCGGCTACGTCGGCACGACGGGGTCGTCGACGGGCTGCCACCTGCACTTCGAGACCTACGAGGACGGCGTCCCGAAGGACCCCCGCCGCTGGCTCTGA
- the ftsE gene encoding cell division ATP-binding protein FtsE, producing MIRFENVSKVYPRSTRPALSDINLEIERGEFVFVVGASGSGKSTLLRLVLKEEGVTQGTVLVAGQEVGSLPARKVPRLRREIGTVFQDFRLLPNKTVYQNVAFALQVLGRSGHAIRQVVPETLEMVGLEGKEKRLPHELSGGEQQRVAIARAFVNKPPILLCDEPTGNLDPTTSLDIVRLLDRINRTGTTIVMATHDDDIVDQLRKRVVELKNGHVVRDENKGVYGSGR from the coding sequence ATGATCCGTTTCGAGAACGTCAGCAAGGTCTATCCCCGGTCCACCCGACCGGCGCTGAGTGACATCAACCTCGAGATCGAGCGCGGCGAGTTCGTGTTCGTGGTGGGCGCGTCGGGCTCCGGCAAGTCCACCCTGCTGCGGCTCGTGCTCAAGGAGGAGGGTGTCACCCAGGGGACCGTCCTCGTGGCCGGCCAGGAGGTCGGCAGCCTCCCGGCCCGCAAGGTGCCACGGCTGCGGCGCGAGATCGGCACGGTGTTCCAGGACTTCCGGCTGCTCCCCAACAAGACCGTCTACCAGAACGTCGCGTTCGCGCTCCAGGTGCTCGGTCGCTCCGGCCACGCGATCCGCCAGGTCGTGCCCGAGACGCTCGAGATGGTCGGGCTCGAGGGCAAGGAGAAGCGCCTGCCGCACGAGCTGTCGGGTGGTGAGCAGCAGCGCGTCGCCATCGCCCGCGCCTTCGTCAACAAGCCGCCGATCCTGTTGTGCGACGAGCCGACCGGCAACCTCGACCCGACCACCAGCCTCGACATCGTCCGGCTGCTCGACCGGATCAACCGCACCGGCACCACGATCGTGATGGCCACCCACGACGACGACATCGTCGACCAGCTGCGCAAGCGGGTCGTCGAGCTGAAGAACGGCCACGTCGTGCGCGACGAGAACAAGGGCGTCTATGGGAGTGGTCGCTGA
- a CDS encoding pyruvate carboxylase: protein MFSKVLVANRGEIAVRAFRAATELGAKTVAVFPYEDRKSEHVLKADEAYRIGDQGHPVRAYLDPESIVRTAVEAGADAVYPGYGFLSENPDLAEACADAGVTFVGPPASVLHLTGNKARAIAAAKKAGLPTLESAEPSTDVDALVAAAEEIGFPVFAKAVAGGGGRGMRRVERREDLREALEACMREAESAFGDPTVFLEQAVVSPRHIEVQVLADGEGNVIHLFERDCSVQRRHQKVVEIAPAPNLDPELRERMCAHAVAFAKEIGYVNAGTVEFLLSPDGRYVFIEMNPRIQVEHTVTEEITDVDLVSSQLRIASGETLADLGLSQDTLQIRGAALQCRITTEDPANEFRPDTGRVTTYRSAGGAGVRLDGGTVFVGAEINAHFDSMLVKLTCRGRDFGTAQRRARRALAEFRIRGVSTNIPFLQALLEEPDFQAGRLSTSFIDERPYLRTARTPADRGTKLLTYLADVTVNQPHGPGRTRVSPRSKLPAIDRTTPPPPGARDRLLRLGPQAFAAELRAQEAVAVTETTFRDAHQSLLATRVRTRDLMHVAPHVARLTPQLLSVECWGGATYDVALRFLAEDPWDRLAALREAMPNLPLQMLLRGRNTVGYTPYPTEVTDAFVTEAAGTGIDIFRIFDALNDVDQMRPAIEAVRATGTAVAEVALCYTGDLTSPDEKLYTLDYYLHLADQIAEAGAHVIAIKDMAGLLRAPAARTLVTALRERFDQPVHLHTHDTAGGQLATLLAAIDAGVDAVDVASAAMAGTTSQPPMSSLVAATDGTARETGLDLAAVNDLEPYWEAVRQLYFPFESGLPSPTGRVYTHEIPGGQLSNLRQQAIALGLGDSFEQVEDMYAAANRILGNIVKVTPSSKVVGDLALALVGAKAEPADFEANPTRYDIPDSVIGFLSGELGDPPGGWPEPFRSKALEGRTPKPRVTELAEDDRAALRSDPRHTLNRLLFPGPTGDFEKSRDAYSDLAVLGTREFLHGLEVGHEHEIDLEPGKRLLIGLQSVSDADERGMRTVMFTMGGQLRPVQVRDERVSVDVKAAEKADPSAKGQVAAPFAGVVSLAVEDGAPVEAGAVVATIEAMKMEANITAPVAGTVQRLAIGSQQQVEGGDLILVLG from the coding sequence GTGTTCAGCAAGGTCCTCGTCGCGAACCGTGGTGAGATCGCCGTCCGGGCGTTCCGCGCCGCCACCGAGCTCGGCGCCAAGACGGTCGCCGTGTTCCCCTACGAGGACCGCAAGTCCGAGCACGTCCTCAAGGCGGACGAGGCCTACCGCATCGGCGACCAGGGCCACCCGGTGCGGGCCTACCTCGACCCCGAGTCGATCGTGCGCACCGCCGTCGAGGCCGGCGCCGACGCGGTCTACCCGGGCTACGGCTTCCTCTCCGAGAACCCCGACCTCGCCGAAGCCTGCGCCGACGCCGGGGTCACCTTCGTCGGTCCCCCGGCCTCGGTGCTGCACCTCACCGGCAACAAGGCCCGCGCGATCGCCGCGGCGAAGAAGGCCGGTCTCCCCACGCTCGAGAGCGCCGAGCCGAGCACCGACGTGGACGCCCTGGTGGCCGCCGCCGAGGAGATCGGCTTCCCCGTCTTCGCCAAGGCCGTCGCCGGCGGCGGTGGCCGCGGCATGCGCCGGGTCGAGCGCCGCGAGGACCTGCGTGAGGCCCTCGAGGCCTGCATGCGCGAGGCCGAGTCGGCGTTCGGCGACCCCACGGTCTTCCTCGAGCAGGCCGTGGTCAGCCCGCGTCACATCGAGGTGCAGGTGCTCGCCGACGGCGAGGGCAACGTCATCCACCTCTTCGAGCGCGACTGCTCGGTGCAGCGGCGGCACCAGAAGGTCGTCGAGATCGCCCCGGCCCCCAACCTCGACCCCGAGCTGCGGGAGCGGATGTGCGCCCACGCCGTCGCGTTCGCCAAGGAGATCGGCTACGTCAACGCCGGCACGGTCGAGTTCCTGCTCTCGCCCGACGGCCGCTACGTGTTCATCGAGATGAACCCGCGGATCCAGGTGGAGCACACGGTCACCGAGGAGATCACCGACGTCGACCTGGTCAGCTCGCAGCTGCGGATCGCCAGCGGCGAGACGCTCGCCGACCTCGGCCTGTCCCAGGACACGTTGCAGATCCGCGGCGCCGCGCTGCAGTGCCGGATCACGACTGAGGACCCGGCCAACGAGTTCCGCCCCGACACCGGTCGAGTCACGACCTACCGTTCCGCGGGTGGCGCCGGGGTCCGGCTCGACGGCGGCACCGTCTTCGTCGGCGCCGAGATCAACGCCCACTTCGACTCGATGCTGGTCAAGCTGACCTGTCGCGGCCGCGACTTCGGCACCGCCCAGCGGCGAGCGCGCCGTGCGCTGGCCGAGTTCCGCATCCGCGGCGTCTCCACCAACATCCCGTTCCTCCAGGCCCTCCTCGAGGAGCCCGACTTCCAGGCCGGACGGCTGTCGACCTCGTTCATCGACGAGCGCCCCTACCTGCGCACCGCCCGCACCCCCGCCGACCGGGGCACCAAGCTGCTCACCTACCTGGCCGACGTCACGGTGAACCAGCCGCACGGCCCGGGGCGCACCCGTGTCTCCCCGCGCTCGAAGCTGCCCGCCATCGACCGCACCACCCCACCGCCGCCCGGCGCGCGCGACCGGCTGCTGCGGCTGGGCCCGCAAGCCTTCGCTGCGGAGCTGCGTGCACAGGAGGCGGTCGCCGTCACGGAGACGACCTTCCGCGACGCCCATCAGTCGCTGCTCGCGACCCGGGTGCGCACCCGCGACCTCATGCACGTGGCCCCACACGTCGCGCGGCTCACCCCCCAGCTGCTCTCGGTCGAGTGCTGGGGCGGGGCGACCTACGACGTGGCGCTGCGGTTCCTCGCCGAGGACCCGTGGGACCGGCTGGCCGCGCTCCGCGAGGCGATGCCCAACCTCCCGCTCCAGATGTTGCTGCGTGGGCGCAACACGGTCGGCTACACGCCCTACCCGACCGAGGTCACCGACGCCTTCGTCACCGAGGCAGCCGGCACCGGCATCGACATCTTCCGGATCTTCGACGCCCTCAACGACGTCGACCAGATGCGCCCCGCCATCGAGGCGGTCCGCGCCACCGGGACCGCGGTCGCCGAGGTCGCGCTCTGCTACACCGGCGACCTGACCAGCCCCGACGAGAAGCTCTACACGCTGGACTACTACCTGCACCTCGCCGACCAGATCGCCGAGGCCGGCGCCCACGTCATCGCCATCAAGGACATGGCCGGGCTGCTGCGTGCCCCGGCGGCCCGCACCCTGGTGACCGCCCTGCGCGAGCGCTTCGACCAGCCGGTGCACCTGCACACCCACGACACCGCGGGCGGCCAGCTGGCCACGCTGCTCGCCGCGATCGACGCGGGCGTGGACGCCGTCGACGTCGCCAGCGCCGCGATGGCCGGCACCACCTCGCAACCACCGATGTCGAGCCTGGTCGCCGCGACCGACGGCACCGCCCGCGAGACCGGCCTGGACCTGGCCGCGGTCAACGACCTGGAGCCCTACTGGGAGGCGGTGCGGCAGCTGTACTTCCCGTTCGAGTCCGGGCTGCCCTCCCCCACCGGTCGCGTCTACACGCACGAGATCCCCGGTGGCCAGCTGTCCAACCTGCGCCAGCAGGCCATCGCCCTGGGCCTCGGCGACTCGTTCGAGCAGGTCGAGGACATGTATGCCGCCGCCAACCGGATCCTCGGCAACATCGTCAAGGTCACCCCCAGCAGCAAGGTGGTCGGCGACCTCGCACTCGCGCTCGTCGGCGCGAAGGCCGAGCCGGCCGACTTCGAGGCCAACCCCACGCGCTACGACATCCCCGACTCGGTGATCGGGTTCCTCTCCGGTGAGCTCGGCGACCCGCCCGGTGGGTGGCCCGAGCCGTTCCGCAGCAAGGCGCTGGAGGGCCGCACCCCCAAACCGCGCGTCACCGAGCTGGCCGAGGACGACCGGGCAGCGCTGCGGTCCGACCCCCGGCACACCCTCAACCGGCTGCTCTTCCCCGGCCCGACCGGCGACTTCGAGAAGTCCCGCGACGCCTACTCCGACCTGGCTGTCCTGGGCACCCGCGAGTTCCTGCACGGGCTGGAGGTCGGGCACGAGCACGAGATCGACCTCGAGCCCGGCAAGCGGCTGCTCATCGGGCTGCAGTCGGTCTCCGACGCCGACGAGCGCGGCATGCGCACCGTGATGTTCACGATGGGCGGGCAGCTGCGCCCGGTGCAGGTGCGCGACGAGCGCGTCTCGGTCGACGTCAAGGCTGCCGAGAAGGCCGACCCGAGCGCCAAGGGCCAGGTGGCTGCACCGTTCGCCGGGGTGGTCAGCCTCGCCGTCGAGGACGGTGCCCCCGTCGAGGCCGGTGCCGTCGTCGCCACCATCGAGGCGATGAAGATGGAGGCCAACATCACCGCGCCAGTGGCCGGCACCGTGCAGCGGCTGGCGATCGGCTCGCAGCAGCAGGTGGAGGGCGGCGACCTCATCCTGGTCCTCGGTTAG
- a CDS encoding CAP domain-containing protein, which translates to MTGTRRAVRRPAGRTRPTHDRALRIGCAAAVVALALTACADSTDRAGGPTATTASSAAPSTTSSPSTTATATQTTPSTTRPRTSTTSKPAPKPTSRPSPKPTPKPSPKPKPMPKPSPKPSPTPPSSGGVAGQVLSLVNSERARAGCRAVRANSALQTAAQRHSADMAAKDYFSHTSKDGRTFADRIRAAGYRGSTIGENIAAGQTTASAVMKSWMASSGHRANILNCSFTALGVGHATGGSYGHYWTQDFGG; encoded by the coding sequence GTGACCGGCACCCGACGAGCCGTCCGCCGCCCTGCCGGACGAACCCGGCCGACCCACGACCGCGCGCTGCGGATCGGTTGCGCGGCGGCCGTGGTGGCGCTGGCCCTCACGGCATGTGCGGACTCGACCGACCGGGCCGGTGGGCCGACCGCGACGACGGCGAGCTCTGCGGCGCCCAGCACGACGAGCAGCCCCTCCACGACGGCCACCGCGACGCAGACCACCCCCAGCACGACGCGCCCCCGCACGAGCACCACCTCCAAGCCCGCCCCCAAGCCGACCTCGAGGCCTTCGCCGAAGCCGACGCCGAAACCCTCGCCCAAGCCAAAGCCCATGCCGAAGCCCTCGCCCAAGCCGTCCCCGACACCGCCGTCGAGTGGTGGCGTGGCCGGCCAGGTGCTGTCGCTGGTCAACTCCGAGCGGGCCAGGGCTGGCTGCCGCGCCGTGCGGGCGAACTCCGCGCTCCAGACGGCGGCCCAGCGGCACAGCGCCGACATGGCGGCCAAGGACTACTTCTCACACACCAGCAAGGACGGTCGCACCTTCGCCGACCGCATCCGCGCGGCCGGCTACCGGGGGAGCACGATCGGCGAGAACATCGCGGCCGGTCAGACCACGGCATCGGCAGTGATGAAGTCCTGGATGGCCAGCTCGGGCCACCGGGCCAACATCCTCAACTGCTCCTTCACCGCACTCGGAGTGGGGCACGCGACCGGTGGCTCCTACGGGCACTACTGGACGCAGGACTTCGGCGGCTGA
- a CDS encoding NAD(P)-dependent oxidoreductase — protein MKIALFGASGMIGSRIAAEALSRGHDVTGYTRHGGDVPAGATPATGDLADETTVKEAATTHDVVLSATGPSRTGESHEPWIAAVQNLLDHATGARVVFVGGAGSLLTPEGTRLLDSPGFPPEYAAEARSGAAALDAFRSAPDDVDWTFVSPAPVIAPGERTGRYTVALDTPAGDSVSAEDYAVALVDELEQPRHRRQRFTVAS, from the coding sequence ATGAAGATCGCCCTGTTCGGCGCCAGCGGAATGATCGGCTCCCGGATCGCAGCCGAGGCGCTGTCCCGCGGCCACGACGTCACCGGCTACACCCGACACGGCGGCGACGTACCGGCCGGGGCCACGCCCGCCACCGGCGACCTCGCCGACGAGACCACGGTCAAGGAGGCCGCCACGACCCACGACGTCGTGCTCTCCGCCACCGGGCCCAGCCGCACCGGCGAGAGCCACGAGCCGTGGATCGCCGCCGTGCAGAACCTCCTCGACCACGCGACCGGTGCGCGCGTCGTCTTCGTCGGCGGGGCCGGGTCGTTGCTCACCCCCGAGGGCACCCGCCTGCTCGACTCCCCCGGCTTCCCGCCGGAGTATGCCGCGGAGGCCAGGTCCGGGGCGGCCGCCCTGGACGCCTTCCGGTCGGCTCCCGACGACGTGGACTGGACCTTCGTCTCCCCGGCCCCGGTCATCGCGCCGGGTGAGCGCACCGGGCGCTACACGGTCGCGCTGGACACTCCCGCCGGCGACTCGGTCAGCGCCGAGGACTACGCCGTGGCCCTCGTCGACGAGCTCGAGCAGCCCCGGCACCGCCGCCAGCGGTTCACCGTCGCCAGCTGA
- a CDS encoding CsbD family protein: MGFDDKLENAKDKMTGEAKEATGKVTDNERLEAEGKADQTGADLKQAGEKVKDAFKN; encoded by the coding sequence ATGGGTTTCGATGACAAGCTCGAGAACGCCAAGGACAAGATGACCGGCGAGGCCAAGGAGGCCACCGGCAAGGTGACCGACAACGAGCGCCTCGAGGCCGAGGGCAAGGCCGACCAGACCGGGGCCGACCTCAAGCAGGCCGGCGAGAAGGTCAAGGACGCCTTCAAGAACTGA
- the ftsX gene encoding permease-like cell division protein FtsX, whose amino-acid sequence MRIQFILGEIWIGLRRNLSIAVSVMLVTMVSVYLMGIGFLAQGQVDTLKGYWYDRIQVSIFMCGKDSLDVNCDGKAVTDEQRDALRSQLDEMKPLVKNVYYESEQQAFDRFKEQYRNSPLSDYLQVGDIPQNFRVQLSDPKKYDVVVSAFDGAPGVGRVQDQQKTLDKLFTVMNVVTIGSLFLAGLMVLCSILLMATTIRQAAFSRRRETGIMKLVGASNFTIRLPFVMETVLAALTGTGLAIAGLWVTADSLLPRVSAVLQDAPLVGAHDIWFVAPWLVGFMLVVSVLTSWATLRRYLRV is encoded by the coding sequence ATGCGCATCCAGTTCATCCTCGGCGAGATCTGGATCGGCCTGCGCCGCAACCTGTCCATCGCCGTCTCGGTGATGCTCGTGACGATGGTGTCGGTCTACCTGATGGGGATCGGGTTCCTCGCCCAGGGCCAGGTCGACACCCTCAAGGGCTACTGGTACGACCGCATCCAGGTCTCGATCTTCATGTGCGGCAAGGACTCCCTCGACGTCAACTGTGACGGCAAGGCGGTCACCGACGAGCAGCGCGACGCCCTGCGCTCGCAGCTCGACGAGATGAAGCCGCTGGTGAAGAACGTCTACTACGAGTCCGAGCAGCAGGCCTTCGACCGGTTCAAGGAGCAGTACCGCAACTCGCCGCTGTCCGACTACCTCCAGGTCGGCGACATCCCGCAGAACTTCCGGGTCCAGCTGTCCGACCCCAAGAAGTACGACGTGGTCGTCAGTGCCTTCGACGGCGCACCGGGCGTCGGTCGGGTGCAGGACCAGCAGAAGACGCTCGACAAGCTGTTCACGGTGATGAACGTCGTCACGATCGGCTCGCTGTTCCTCGCCGGCCTGATGGTGCTGTGCTCGATCCTGCTGATGGCCACGACGATCCGGCAGGCCGCCTTCAGCCGGCGACGCGAGACCGGGATCATGAAGCTGGTCGGCGCCTCGAACTTCACCATCCGCCTGCCGTTCGTGATGGAGACCGTGCTCGCGGCCCTGACCGGCACCGGGCTGGCGATCGCCGGCCTCTGGGTCACCGCCGACTCGTTGCTGCCCCGCGTCTCCGCCGTGCTCCAGGACGCGCCGCTGGTCGGTGCGCACGACATCTGGTTCGTGGCGCCCTGGCTGGTGGGCTTCATGCTCGTGGTCTCGGTGCTGACCTCCTGGGCGACCCTGCGCCGCTACCTGCGCGTCTGA
- a CDS encoding winged helix-turn-helix transcriptional regulator has translation MVTKADQLARGNAFDPDCPTRVVLDRIGDKWTVLVIGALGDGPLRFTELRHRVGGVAPKVLTQTLRAMERDGLLTRTVFAQVPPRVDYALTELGVSLGGPIAVLTDWAEAHVGRIVAARDEFEAQGA, from the coding sequence GTGGTTACCAAAGCCGACCAGCTCGCCCGCGGCAACGCCTTCGACCCGGACTGCCCCACCCGGGTCGTGCTCGACCGCATCGGCGACAAGTGGACCGTCCTGGTGATCGGGGCACTCGGCGACGGGCCGCTGCGGTTCACCGAGCTGCGTCACCGGGTCGGAGGCGTCGCGCCCAAGGTGCTGACCCAGACCCTGCGGGCGATGGAACGCGACGGGCTGTTGACCCGCACCGTCTTCGCCCAGGTGCCGCCCCGGGTGGACTACGCCCTCACCGAGCTCGGGGTCTCGCTGGGCGGGCCGATCGCCGTGCTCACCGACTGGGCGGAGGCGCACGTCGGCCGGATCGTGGCCGCCAGGGACGAGTTCGAGGCGCAAGGGGCGTAG